In the Caballeronia sp. M1242 genome, CAGAAAGCATTCGATTCCGCGCTCGTCCATACGCTGCGCGGCTTCGATCCGGCCAAGCCCGTTTTTATCGAGGCGGAAGGCCGGCGCATCGGCTCGATCTCGACGCCCGACTCGCTGCTCGACAGCCTGCACGCGGCCGCCTGCGTGGAAGTGGAAGCGCGCCGCGAGGACCGCATCGCGTTTCTGTTGCAGGACTACGCGCATCTTTTCGACGAACCCGCGTTCTTCAAGGCGCAGTTGTCGAAGCTCGTCGCGCTGCATAGCCGCGAGCGCGTGGAGCATTGGCATCGGCTGATCGACGAAGGCGAGCGCGCCGCGCTGTTCGCCGAACTGATCGACCGCCATTACGATCCGGCGTACGGCCGCAGCAGCCGCGCGCTGTACACGCAGTTGCCGCATGCGGCGCATATGCTGTTTCGTCCGAACGATGCCGACAGCGTCGATCAGGCGAAGGCGCTGCTTGCGCAGCTGTCCGAGACGACGCCTGCGCTCGGCTGATTTTCTTTTTTCGATTCGACCAAGAATATGACCACGCTTCGACAACCCCGCGTCGCGCTCGGCTGGCTGGTGTTCCTGCTGATCGCCGTCGCGGGCCTTTTCTATGTCAAATGGTTCCCGTACTACAACCGCGCGTTTGTCGCGGCGAGCCAGCATTCCATCGGCAAGTCGATTTTGATGGGCGCGTCCGCGAGCGCGCCGGAGCCGTCGTGGCAGGCCGCGCTCGATTACGCGATGGCCTACGGCAAGGCCATCTGGCAGGCGATGGTGCTCGGCCTGTTGCTGGGCTCGGCGGTGCAGGCGCTGATCCCGCCGCAATGGGTCGCGCGCGCGCTCGGCCAGCATAGCTTCGGCAGCGTGATCAACGGCGGACTGATGTCCTTGCCCGGCATGATGTGCACGTGCTGCGCGGCGCCGGTCGTCGCGGGCCTGCGCGCGCGTCAGGCGGCGCCGGGCGCGGCGATCGCGTTCTGGCTCGGCAACACGGTGCTCAATCCGGCGGCGCTGGTATTCATGGGCTTCGTGCTCGGCTGGCAGTGGACCGGCCTGCGGCTGGTGCTCGGCGTGTTGATGGTGTTCGGCCTCGGCTACGCGGTGAACCGCATGGTGACGCCCGCGCAGGCGACGGCATCGCGCGAGGCGCTCGCGAAGCTGATCGAAGAAGACGAGCCGGGCACTGCGTTCTCGCGCTGGATCAAGATTCTCGGGCGCATGACGCTGCGGCTCGTGCCCGAGTACATCGTGCTGGTGCTGCTGCTTGCCGCGGCGCGGGCGTGGCTCTTTCCGCATATCGGGCCGGATATCGGTAACGGCGCGCTGTGGATCGTCGCGTTCGCGGTGGCCGGCACGCTGTTCGTCATTCCGACGGCGGGCGAAGTGCCCATTATCCAGGCGATGCTGTCGCTCGGCATGGCGGCCGGCCCGGCGGGCGCGCTGCTGATGACGCTGCCGCCCGTGAGCGTGCCGTCGATGGCGATGCTCGCCCGCTCGTTTCCGCCGCGCGTGCTTGCGTTCGTCGCGGGGGCGGTGGTGGGGTTCGGCGTCGTCGCAGGCACGATTGCGGCGGCGTTCTTCTGACGTCCGCCGCAACGGACTCGCGGTTCAATGAATCGCCGTCCCGAGCCGAATCAACAGCTTGAACGGCAGCGCGAGCAGCATCGCGCCGCCGACGCCCGCCATCCACAGCGCGACGAACCAGAACAGCTTCGTCGCGCGCGTCATTGCAGTCTCGCCGCCGCGCTCAGTGGTAGTGATGTTCGCCATGACGCACCTTTCCTCTGAATACCCAATAGCCCAGCGTCGTGTACGCGATGATGACCGGCAGAATCACCGCCGCGCCGACAATCGTGAATAGCTGGCTCGACCGCGGCGACGCCGCATCCCAGATCGACACGCCGGGGAAAATGTCGTTCGGCGAGATGCTCGCGACCAGTCCCGCGTAGCCCAGCACCACGAAGCCGAGCGCGACGGCGAACGGCCGCTTTTCGTGGCGCGACAAGATGGACCGC is a window encoding:
- a CDS encoding permease — its product is MTTLRQPRVALGWLVFLLIAVAGLFYVKWFPYYNRAFVAASQHSIGKSILMGASASAPEPSWQAALDYAMAYGKAIWQAMVLGLLLGSAVQALIPPQWVARALGQHSFGSVINGGLMSLPGMMCTCCAAPVVAGLRARQAAPGAAIAFWLGNTVLNPAALVFMGFVLGWQWTGLRLVLGVLMVFGLGYAVNRMVTPAQATASREALAKLIEEDEPGTAFSRWIKILGRMTLRLVPEYIVLVLLLAAARAWLFPHIGPDIGNGALWIVAFAVAGTLFVIPTAGEVPIIQAMLSLGMAAGPAGALLMTLPPVSVPSMAMLARSFPPRVLAFVAGAVVGFGVVAGTIAAAFF